One window from the genome of Acinetobacter lanii encodes:
- a CDS encoding bifunctional aconitate hydratase 2/2-methylisocitrate dehydratase, with translation MLEAYRQHVEERAALGVPPKPLDDAQTAQLVELVKNPPAGEEAFLVDLLENRVPAGVDQAAYVKAAFLAALAKGEATSPLITKQRAVYLLGTMLGGYNVAPLVALLDDAELSELAAEALKKTLLVFDAFHDVADKAKAGNANAQAVMQSWADAEWFTSREDVPEEIKLTVFKVTGETNTDDLSPAQDAWSRPDIPLHANAMLKNERDGINPEKPGEVGPLSQIKALIAKGNQVAYVGDVVGTGSSRKSATNSVLWFFGDDIPHIPNKKDGGYCLGSKIAPIFFNTMEDAGALPIEIDVANMNMGDEITLKIDKAAAKVTASKDGAVIAEAELKTPVLLDEVRAGGRINLIVGRGLTTKAREALGLAPSTLFRTPVQPAATGKGFTQAQKMVGRACGLPEGQGVLPGTYCEPRMTTVGSQDTTGPMTRDELKDLACLGFSADLVMQSFCHTAAYPKPVDVQMQHTLPDFIMNRGGVSLRPGDGIIHSWLNRMLLPDTVGTGGDSHTRFPIGISFPAGSGLVAFAAATGVMPLDMPESVLVKFKGKMQPGITLRDLVHAIPYRAIQEGDLTVEKKGKKNIFSGRILEIDLTEMETDLTVEQAFELSDASAERSAAGCSITLSEEKVAEYLKSNITMLKWMISEGYGDARTMARRVENMEKWLANPSLLKADADAEYTKVYEIDLNDIKEPVLCCPNDPDDAKLLSDVQGVKIDEVFVGSCMTNIGHFRATGKLLEKVPGGVLSTRLWIAPPTRMDERQLMEEGFYNIYGKAGARTEMPGCSLCMGNQARVAPNTTCVSTSTRNFPNRLGQGANVYLASAELASVAAVLGRLPSPEEYQQYAAQIDSMSADIYQYLSFDKMGDYTDAAKDVDTKKIAAAQLT, from the coding sequence GTGCTTGAAGCTTACCGCCAACACGTTGAAGAACGTGCCGCACTCGGAGTCCCACCGAAGCCACTTGATGATGCTCAAACTGCTCAACTTGTTGAATTAGTAAAAAATCCACCAGCAGGTGAAGAAGCATTCCTCGTTGATTTGCTTGAAAACCGCGTTCCTGCGGGTGTTGACCAAGCTGCTTATGTAAAAGCTGCTTTCTTGGCTGCATTGGCAAAAGGCGAAGCAACATCTCCTTTAATTACTAAACAACGTGCTGTTTACTTACTAGGTACTATGCTTGGTGGTTACAACGTTGCACCTTTAGTTGCTCTTCTTGACGACGCAGAACTTTCAGAACTTGCTGCTGAAGCGTTGAAGAAAACACTTCTTGTATTTGATGCGTTCCATGACGTTGCCGATAAAGCTAAAGCGGGCAATGCAAATGCACAAGCTGTTATGCAGTCTTGGGCTGACGCTGAATGGTTCACAAGCCGTGAAGACGTTCCAGAAGAAATTAAACTGACTGTGTTCAAAGTCACTGGCGAAACCAATACAGACGACTTGTCACCTGCACAAGACGCTTGGAGCCGTCCAGATATTCCATTGCATGCAAATGCAATGCTTAAAAACGAACGTGATGGTATCAACCCTGAAAAACCAGGTGAAGTTGGTCCATTAAGCCAAATTAAAGCACTGATTGCGAAAGGCAACCAAGTTGCCTACGTAGGTGACGTTGTTGGTACAGGTTCATCTCGTAAATCTGCAACGAACTCTGTGCTTTGGTTCTTTGGTGATGACATTCCGCACATCCCGAACAAAAAAGACGGTGGTTACTGCTTAGGTTCTAAAATCGCGCCGATTTTCTTCAATACTATGGAAGATGCGGGTGCGTTACCGATCGAGATCGATGTTGCTAACATGAACATGGGCGACGAGATCACACTTAAGATCGATAAAGCTGCTGCGAAAGTAACTGCGTCTAAAGACGGTGCTGTGATTGCTGAAGCTGAACTTAAGACTCCAGTTCTTCTTGACGAAGTTCGTGCGGGTGGTCGTATTAACTTAATCGTTGGTCGTGGTTTGACCACTAAAGCACGTGAAGCTTTAGGTCTTGCTCCATCTACATTGTTCCGTACACCAGTTCAACCTGCTGCAACGGGTAAAGGCTTCACTCAAGCACAGAAAATGGTGGGTCGCGCTTGTGGTCTTCCTGAAGGTCAAGGTGTTTTACCGGGTACTTACTGTGAACCACGTATGACGACTGTGGGTTCGCAAGATACCACTGGTCCAATGACACGTGACGAATTGAAAGACTTGGCTTGCTTAGGTTTCTCTGCTGACCTTGTTATGCAATCTTTCTGTCATACCGCTGCGTATCCAAAACCAGTTGACGTTCAAATGCAACACACGCTTCCTGATTTCATCATGAACCGTGGTGGTGTGTCTTTACGCCCAGGTGACGGTATTATTCACTCTTGGTTAAACCGTATGCTTCTTCCAGATACCGTAGGTACTGGTGGTGACTCACATACGCGTTTCCCAATTGGTATTTCATTCCCAGCGGGTTCTGGTCTTGTTGCGTTCGCTGCAGCGACTGGTGTTATGCCATTAGACATGCCTGAATCTGTACTTGTTAAGTTCAAAGGTAAAATGCAACCGGGTATCACACTACGTGACCTAGTGCATGCGATTCCTTACCGCGCGATTCAAGAAGGCGACTTAACTGTAGAGAAGAAAGGTAAGAAAAACATCTTCTCTGGTCGTATTCTAGAAATCGACTTAACAGAAATGGAAACTGACTTAACGGTTGAGCAAGCATTCGAATTGTCTGATGCTTCTGCTGAACGTTCTGCTGCGGGTTGTTCGATCACACTTTCTGAAGAGAAAGTTGCTGAATACCTGAAATCAAACATTACAATGTTGAAATGGATGATTTCTGAAGGTTATGGCGATGCGCGTACAATGGCTCGTCGTGTTGAGAACATGGAAAAATGGTTAGCGAACCCATCACTTCTTAAAGCTGATGCTGACGCTGAATACACCAAAGTGTACGAAATCGATCTTAACGACATCAAAGAACCTGTTCTTTGCTGCCCGAACGATCCAGATGATGCGAAATTACTTTCTGATGTTCAAGGCGTGAAAATTGACGAAGTATTCGTTGGTTCATGTATGACAAACATCGGTCACTTTCGTGCAACTGGTAAGTTACTTGAGAAAGTTCCGGGTGGCGTATTGTCAACTCGTTTGTGGATTGCTCCGCCTACGCGTATGGACGAACGTCAATTGATGGAAGAAGGTTTCTACAACATCTATGGTAAAGCTGGCGCACGTACTGAAATGCCAGGTTGTTCATTGTGTATGGGTAACCAAGCACGTGTAGCGCCGAACACGACTTGTGTATCGACTTCTACTCGTAACTTCCCGAACCGTCTAGGTCAAGGTGCGAACGTTTACTTAGCGTCTGCTGAACTTGCTTCTGTTGCTGCTGTACTTGGTCGTTTACCAAGCCCAGAAGAATACCAACAGTATGCAGCTCAAATTGACAGCATGTCTGCTGACATCTATCAATACTTAAGCTTCGACAAAATGGGCGACTATACTGACGCTGCTAAAGATGTTGATACCAAGAAAATTGCTGCTGCTCAGTTGACTTAA
- a CDS encoding IS3 family transposase (programmed frameshift), which yields MTKPKYTPEIRERAVQLLIESEKDYPSTWAAITAIAPKIGCTPETLRSWHQKYLNQQNPIKVQQLSDQERIKQLERENKELQRANEILRKAAGFFRPGGARPPTQIMVDFIHNNKELYGVEAICRILPIAPSTYYRTLDLADNPEHRAKRDLHDLHHAEQIKRIWKESSGRYGVRKVWQKLKREGYIIARCTVARLMQKLGIQGVWRGKNKQTTRSRDDQKRADDLVKRNFSADQPDQLWVADFTYIQTNSGWVYTAFIIDVFSRAIVGWKVSTRMNTDMVLDALEQALHDRGMPKNVIHHSDRGVQYLSIRYTNRLEAANLRASVGTTGDSYDNALAETMNGLYKTEVIEYLKADWQGLADVQLATLNWVDWFNKERVHSALGYVSPFDFEVIYYDKINPLGQVA from the exons ATGACAAAACCAAAATATACCCCTGAAATCAGAGAAAGAGCGGTTCAATTATTGATTGAATCTGAAAAAGATTATCCTTCTACTTGGGCTGCAATCACAGCAATTGCACCTAAGATTGGCTGTACTCCTGAAACACTACGTTCCTGGCATCAGAAGTATTTGAATCAACAGAATCCAATCAAAGTACAGCAGCTTTCAGACCAAGAACGCATTAAACAACTTGAACGCGAAAATAAAGAACTGCAACGAGCCAATGAAATTCTACGCAAAGCAGCCG GCTTTTTTCGCCCAGGCGGAGCTCGACCGCCCACACAAATAATGGTGGATTTTATCCATAATAATAAAGAGCTGTACGGAGTCGAGGCGATTTGTAGAATTTTACCTATCGCACCTTCAACCTATTACCGAACTTTAGACCTCGCGGACAATCCAGAACATCGAGCGAAACGAGATTTACATGACTTGCATCATGCTGAACAAATTAAACGAATTTGGAAGGAAAGTTCAGGTCGATATGGTGTACGTAAAGTTTGGCAAAAACTGAAACGTGAAGGCTATATTATTGCGCGCTGTACAGTTGCTCGATTGATGCAAAAGCTAGGTATACAAGGTGTTTGGCGAGGTAAGAATAAACAAACGACCCGTAGCCGGGATGATCAAAAACGAGCAGATGACTTGGTGAAACGCAATTTTAGTGCTGATCAGCCTGACCAGCTGTGGGTCGCTGACTTCACGTATATTCAAACAAATTCAGGCTGGGTCTATACCGCCTTTATTATTGATGTGTTCTCACGAGCAATTGTTGGATGGAAAGTATCAACACGTATGAATACAGACATGGTGCTCGATGCACTGGAGCAAGCATTGCATGATCGAGGCATGCCAAAGAACGTGATTCATCATAGTGACAGAGGCGTGCAATATCTTTCCATTCGTTATACCAATCGTTTAGAAGCAGCAAATTTACGAGCATCAGTCGGTACGACCGGTGATTCATACGATAATGCTTTGGCTGAAACGATGAATGGCTTATACAAAACAGAGGTGATTGAATATTTAAAAGCAGATTGGCAAGGTTTAGCGGATGTACAACTTGCGACACTAAATTGGGTAGATTGGTTCAATAAAGAACGTGTACATAGTGCACTGGGTTATGTATCACCTTTTGATTTTGAAGTAATCTACTATGATAAGATTAACCCGTTAGGTCAGGTGGCCTAA
- a CDS encoding Lrp/AsnC family transcriptional regulator, producing the protein MNDSNYQLDRVDYKILSELRKDGRLTVTELAEKVMLSTSPCWTRLKRLESLNVIEGYTANINPKAIGINELFFIEITLERHDDEILNQFSETLANMPEVVEAHLVTGDYDYLVKVAVKNSEHYERFLRKNLYSMKGIRHTRSIFALRPLKLANHSDLLMIE; encoded by the coding sequence ATGAACGATAGCAATTACCAGTTAGACCGTGTGGACTACAAAATTTTGTCTGAGCTGAGAAAAGATGGGCGTTTGACCGTTACTGAGCTGGCTGAGAAAGTGATGCTATCGACCTCGCCGTGTTGGACGCGTTTAAAGCGTTTAGAAAGCTTGAATGTGATTGAGGGTTATACCGCCAACATTAACCCGAAAGCGATTGGCATCAATGAGCTATTCTTTATTGAAATCACGCTTGAGCGTCATGATGATGAAATTTTAAATCAGTTTAGTGAAACCCTTGCCAATATGCCTGAAGTGGTTGAAGCGCATTTGGTCACAGGTGATTATGATTATTTGGTGAAAGTGGCGGTTAAAAACTCTGAACACTATGAACGATTTTTACGTAAAAATTTATATTCGATGAAAGGGATTCGTCATACCCGTTCGATCTTTGCTTTACGCCCTTTAAAATTGGCAAATCATTCTGACTTACTGATGATTGAATAA
- a CDS encoding ion transporter codes for MKHSAWFSIRKWVYHHLHDEDYQTPLSQIINFFLILLILGNVVAVLLESVNDLYHHYQVYFDAFEHFSIVVFSLEYLLRFWSVVERNPQQSALKQRWGYVTSGAAIIDLLAILPAYLNLFVKLDLRFLRILRLFRLFKLTRYFVSLQILLRVIEREKGSFQAVIFILIIMIVIAAAGIYGVESRVQPEVFSSIPGSMWWAVVTLTTVGYGDVTPMTPVGRFLGAMITILGVGLAALPAGILANGLANELELRKQQLEIRFRQLLQNSDIDILNDTEKMEALRKEVGLSTEQMHDITLQLIREREEMKLKQQQHQYCYCPHCGNKLPD; via the coding sequence ATGAAACACAGCGCTTGGTTCAGCATTCGTAAATGGGTTTATCACCATTTACATGATGAGGACTATCAAACTCCTTTAAGTCAAATCATCAATTTCTTTTTGATTCTACTGATTTTGGGCAATGTGGTGGCGGTGCTGTTGGAGTCAGTGAATGACCTGTATCACCACTACCAAGTGTATTTTGATGCGTTTGAGCACTTTTCAATTGTGGTGTTTAGTTTGGAATATCTGCTTCGTTTTTGGAGTGTGGTGGAACGCAATCCACAGCAATCTGCACTCAAACAGCGTTGGGGCTACGTCACCAGTGGGGCTGCGATCATTGACTTGTTGGCGATTCTACCGGCGTATCTAAATCTGTTTGTAAAACTCGATCTGCGTTTCCTACGAATTTTAAGACTGTTCCGTTTATTTAAGCTGACCCGTTATTTTGTATCGCTGCAAATTTTACTCAGAGTCATCGAGCGTGAAAAAGGCTCATTCCAAGCGGTGATTTTTATCTTGATCATTATGATCGTGATTGCAGCAGCAGGGATTTACGGCGTGGAAAGTCGGGTACAGCCTGAAGTGTTTAGCTCAATTCCGGGTTCAATGTGGTGGGCGGTGGTAACCTTAACCACAGTGGGTTATGGCGATGTGACCCCAATGACCCCAGTCGGGCGTTTTTTAGGGGCGATGATCACCATTCTTGGGGTAGGGCTTGCAGCATTGCCTGCCGGGATTTTAGCCAATGGTTTAGCCAATGAGTTGGAATTGCGGAAACAACAATTAGAGATTCGATTTCGCCAACTCTTGCAAAATTCAGACATCGACATTTTAAATGACACTGAAAAAATGGAAGCGCTTCGAAAAGAAGTCGGACTGTCGACTGAGCAGATGCATGACATTACTTTGCAATTGATCCGTGAGCGGGAAGAAATGAAGCTGAAACAACAACAGCATCAATATTGTTACTGTCCACATTGTGGCAATAAATTACCCGATTAA
- the gltS gene encoding sodium/glutamate symporter: protein MTFEIDAFGTLVIAVFFLFIGRFLVQKIAFFRNYNIPEPVIGGLIAALCAYALHLFFNISASFSAQIQNILMLMFFTSIGLSASFVKLKEGGKSLVIFLFCVAGFVLLQNAVGMSLATVLGLDPLIGLVVGSITLTGGHGTAGAWGQVLETEYGIQGAIVLGMASATFGLIIGGVIGGPVAKFLIKRHQLAEQVAVEDNDQPAHADSAAFEYPRKTRLITANNAVSTLGMFALCIYVANGMTEFSKGQWFELPTFVWALASGVILRNILEHVLKVNIFDRAIDVFGNASLSLYLSMALLSLQLWLLADLAGPLVIILLLQMLTLALFTIFVTFKVMGSNYDAAVLSAGHCGFGMGATPTAIANIQAITNTYGPSHKAFLIIPLCGAFFIDIINAVVIQTILKFF from the coding sequence ATGACATTTGAAATTGATGCCTTTGGCACCTTGGTGATTGCAGTATTTTTCTTATTTATCGGGCGGTTTTTGGTTCAAAAAATTGCATTTTTTAGAAACTATAATATTCCAGAGCCAGTGATTGGCGGTTTGATTGCTGCACTATGTGCCTATGCATTGCATCTGTTTTTTAATATCAGTGCGAGCTTTAGTGCGCAGATTCAAAATATTTTGATGTTGATGTTCTTTACCTCGATTGGTCTGAGTGCCAGTTTTGTCAAACTCAAAGAAGGCGGTAAAAGTTTAGTCATCTTTCTGTTCTGTGTGGCAGGCTTTGTGTTGCTACAAAACGCAGTCGGGATGAGTCTGGCGACAGTATTAGGACTTGATCCTTTAATTGGTTTGGTGGTCGGTTCGATTACCTTAACCGGTGGACATGGAACAGCAGGGGCTTGGGGACAGGTTTTAGAAACTGAGTATGGTATTCAAGGGGCTATTGTATTAGGCATGGCAAGTGCCACCTTCGGTTTGATCATTGGCGGTGTGATTGGTGGACCGGTTGCAAAGTTTTTAATCAAACGTCATCAACTGGCTGAGCAAGTCGCTGTAGAAGACAATGATCAACCCGCACATGCCGATTCAGCTGCATTTGAATATCCACGTAAAACCCGTTTAATCACTGCCAATAATGCAGTATCGACTTTGGGGATGTTTGCACTGTGTATTTATGTTGCCAATGGTATGACCGAGTTCAGTAAAGGGCAGTGGTTTGAATTGCCCACTTTTGTGTGGGCGCTGGCGAGTGGCGTGATTCTACGTAATATTCTAGAACACGTTTTAAAAGTGAATATTTTTGACCGTGCCATTGATGTATTTGGCAATGCGTCTTTGTCGCTATATTTGTCGATGGCATTGCTGTCCTTACAACTGTGGCTGTTGGCAGATTTGGCCGGACCTTTGGTCATTATTCTATTGTTGCAAATGCTAACTTTGGCGCTGTTTACAATTTTCGTGACCTTTAAAGTGATGGGCAGTAATTATGATGCAGCCGTACTTTCAGCCGGGCACTGTGGTTTTGGCATGGGAGCAACACCAACAGCGATTGCCAATATTCAAGCCATTACCAACACCTATGGGCCATCACATAAAGCCTTTTTGATCATTCCACTGTGTGGTGCGTTCTTTATCGACATTATTAACGCGGTGGTGATTCAAACCATTTTAAAATTCTTTTAG